Within Marinomonas mediterranea MMB-1, the genomic segment CTTTAATATAGCCATCTTTCATTTCTAGCTGGCCTTCAAAGATGTCTGTATTTGGCTTGTGACCAATCGCAACAAATAGACCTGCAATTTCAAGATCTTTCTTCTCACCAGATTGGTTATTTAGGATACGAATGCCTGTTACACCCGCATCATCACCCAATACTTCGTCAAGTTGAGAGTTCCATTCGATTTTTACATTGCCGTTTTCTGCTTTCTCAAGCAGCTTGTCAGACAAAATCTTCTCAGAACGGAACTTGTCACGACGATGAACAACCGTCACTGAGTTCGCTATGTTGGCAAGGTAAAGCGCCTCTTCAACAGCAGTGTTGCCGCCACCGATTACAGCTACGTCTTTACCGCGATAGAAAAAGCCATCACAAGTGGCACAAGCAGAAACGCCTTGTCCCATAAACTTAGTTTCGCTTTCTAGACCAAGGTATTGTGCACTTGCACCCGTCGCAATGATCAACGCATCACATGTGTAGACACCGCTGTCACCTTCAAGACGGAATGGACGCTGTTGCAGATCCACTTTACCGACATGATCAAAAATA encodes:
- the trxB gene encoding thioredoxin-disulfide reductase; its protein translation is MSEVKHAKLLILGSGPAGYTAAVYAARANLSPVMVTGMQMGGQLTTTTEVDNWPGDDQGVQGPELMERMRKHAERFETEIIFDHVGKVDLQQRPFRLEGDSGVYTCDALIIATGASAQYLGLESETKFMGQGVSACATCDGFFYRGKDVAVIGGGNTAVEEALYLANIANSVTVVHRRDKFRSEKILSDKLLEKAENGNVKIEWNSQLDEVLGDDAGVTGIRILNNQSGEKKDLEIAGLFVAIGHKPNTDIFEGQLEMKDGYIKVQSGLEGNATQTSIPGVYAAGDVMDHIYRQAITSAGTGCMAALDAEKFLDDME